A single Gadus macrocephalus chromosome 22, ASM3116895v1 DNA region contains:
- the zbtb22b gene encoding zinc finger and BTB domain-containing protein 22b, which yields MQCLSGAAPPGELVQVCFPGAQSSLLDSLNLQREDRQLCDLSIVVQGQVYRAHRCVLAAASPYFHDQVLLKNMCTVSIPAAMDPLAFEGVLSCAYTGRLRMARHDIVNYLTVGSVLQMWHIVDKCTELLKEGRAAPATAAATAGGGVSEGGAGSTGEGGAEGSRVGSVSGGATGRHSTVSKEEQEAPPPSGPALSESQSPSSTNYFSPRHGSGLGGGGATGTGASGEGGGANTTPSYCTPSGGEEAFLIEEEEEEEEEEEEGTYHQRKRLGGGGGRRRKGSACEQEVGVSDSFGVSSYQAGEERRGYSQSGSAPRKQWVVVKTEQDADDDLILVSGEEDEEDEEDEEDEVALARARERDHFNISNVRSLSSEMGRRAASHMDTQADYCQSSEDFLRLESSLMEHSLAQHLHEAGGLSGGPSRGLSSSLLGPGGGGGGGAARGQLFPLDMQGNPILLYSPAPGSASLDPGGRDAGSYKGHAHPLEHGAVHLGGLPPDAMDPGAGGGMGGGGGGGGGKLFMCHCGKTFTHRSMRDRHVNMHLDLRPFHCPVCAKRFKMKHHLTEHMKTHTGLKPYRCGGCARKFMWRDSYMRHRAQCERGGGGGEEPVPSPHYLLPPPLSSEEGGLGGRGNHSNAGMGGQGAGPLGVVGGAGAGREQCGDEDPCEARANDGSVT from the exons ATGCAGTGTCTGTCGGGGGCGGCCCCGCCCGGGGAGCTGGTGCAGGTGTGTTTCCCCGGGGCCCAGAGCTCGTTGCTGGACAGCCTGAACCTCCAGCGGGAGGACAGGCAGCTGTGTGACCTCTCCATCGTGGTGCAGGGCCAGGTGTACCGCGCCCACCGCTGCGTCCTCGCCGCCGCCTCGCCCTACTTCCATGACCag gtgctcCTGAAGAACATGTGTACGGTGAGCATCCCGGCGGCCATGGACCCGCTGGCCTTCGAGGGCGTGCTGAGCTGTGCGTACACCGGCCGCCTGCGCATGGCACGCCACGACATCGTCAACTACCTGACGGTGGGCAGCGTGCTGCAGATGTGGCACATTGTGGACAAGTGCACCGAGCTGCTGAAGGAGGGCCGGGCGgcccccgccaccgccgccgccaccgccgggggcggagtcagcgagggaggggcggggtccACGGGCGAGGGCGGCGCCGAGGGAAGCCGAGTCGGCAGCGTGAGCGGGGGGGCGACgg GGCGCCACTCCACCGTCtccaaggaggagcaggaggccccCCCGCCCAGCGGCCCGGCCCTGAGCGAGAGCCAGTCCCCCAGCAGCACAAACTACTTTAGCCCCAGGCACGGGAGCGGCctcggagggggaggagccaccgGCACGGGGGcctctggggaggggggaggagctaaTACCACCCCGAGCTACTGCACCCCCTCGGGCGGGGAGGAGGCCTTCCTCatcgaagaggaggaggaggaggaggaggaggaggaggaggggacgtaCCACCAGAGGAAGAGGCtcgggggaggaggtggcaggaggaggaagggctcAGCGTGCGAGCAGGAAGTGGGCGTCAGTGACAGCTTCGGCGTGTCGTCCTATCAG GCGGGGGAGGAGAGGCGGGGCTACAGCCAGTCAGGCTCCGCCCCCCGTAAGCAGTGGGTGGTGGTGAAGACGGAGCAGGATGCCGACGACGACCTCATCCTGGTgtctggggaggaggacgaggaggacgaggaggacgaggaggacgaggtggcTCTGGCCCGGGCGCGGGAGCGGGACCACTTCAACATCTCCAACGTCAGGAGCCTGTCCTCGGAGATGGGCCGGAGGGCCGCCTCCCACATGGACACCCAG GCGGACTACTGCCAGTCCTCGGAGGACTTCCTGCGCCTGGAGAGCAGCCTCATGGAGCACTCCCTGGCCCAGCACCTCCACGAGGCCGGGGGCCTGTCCGGGGGCCCGTCGCGGGGCCTGTCCTCCTCGCTGctggggcccggcggcggcggcggcggcggcgcggccCGGGGCCAGCTCTTCCCCCTGGACATGCAGGGCAACCCCATCCTGCTGTACAGCCCGGCCCCCGGCAGCGCCTCCCTGGACCCCGGGGGCCGCGACGCCGGCTCCTACAAGGGCCACGCCCACCCCCTGGAGCACGGGGCGGTGCACCTGGGCGGGCTGCCCCCCGACGCCATGGAccccggggcggggggggggatgggcggcggcggcggcggcggcggcgggaagCTGTTCATGTGCCACTGCGGCAAGACGTTCACGCACCGCAGCATGCGGGACCGCCACGTCAACATGCACCTGGACCTGCGGCCCTTCCACTGCCCCGTCTGCGCCAAGCGCTTCAAGATGAAGCACCACCTCACGGAGCACATGAAGACGCACACCGGCCTCAAGCCCTACCGCTGCGGCGGCTGCGCCCGCAAGTTCATGTGGCGCGACAGCTACATGCGGCACCGCGCGCAGTGcgagcgcggcggcggcgggggggaggagcctgtgcCCTCGCCGCactacctcctcccccccccgctctcctccGAGGAGGGAGGGCTCGGGGGTcgcggtaaccatagcaacgccggcaTGGGcggccagggggcggggccgcttGGGGTtgtgggcggggcgggggcggggcgggaGCAGTGCGGCGATGAGGACCCGTGTGAGGCCAGGGCCAACGACGGCAGCGTCACctag